In Glycine max cultivar Williams 82 chromosome 4, Glycine_max_v4.0, whole genome shotgun sequence, the genomic stretch TTAAAAAGCCGAGCACAAACAAGAGCCAATGTCTAGTAGCAATGAGTTCAACCATTTTCTGATTCCAACCACTGAAAGTTGTTAGGCTCCCTAAGTACCCAGTTGTCGGTCCAATGGCTAGATGCTCAGATACTCGGGATGTGTCTGCTTTAAATACAACACCTAACCATCCCATCAAAAAGGAGCCAACCTGGAAAATGTGTACAAAATTTGAATGAGCACAAAATGAAAATCAGCTTCCTAATTGATGAACTTCTATAATTGCATTTGACAACAATGCTAAAGCTTCTATAATGATTGTAAGATTAGAAAATTTGCAACTGTAACTCAAGTAATTCTActgttttatttcattagaaaatATGAAGGGGTTGTAACATTGCATTATCAGTAAGTCTCAAATTGTATTTAGTAAATCTTTAAAGTCAAGTAATATGCAGATCAAGGAATTAAAGAGTGTGCATTAGAGCTGAAACATGCCAAATACAAGCTACTGTTACGCTgtgaaagaataaagaataaaaatgcatttgctcttaaaaatgtaaatacataatctgGAATTCTGCATTAACTCCCAGATAAACTCCTGTACGATGTCAATCAATAAAGGAAACCAAATGCAAGCGCCGGCAAAAATAATCAATATGGTTGACATAGTATTCATAAGAACATCAGTGCACCATtatacaaacaaacaaaaaatgaaattcagaAAAAGGTTAAGACCGTGGCATATACTATACATGATAGCAAGTATTATACGAGAGGATCATTTCTCTAGTTAGGggtattttgtaacaaaaaacatCACATGGcaattacaatattattaaatgataataattaagaGACACGAGTAGTTTGCCATTGTTGTGCATGAAATCGCATGGACAAAGAAATCAATAACCAAGCCTTCCTCTATATATGATCACATCACACTCCCAATTTCAGTTATTGATGGGGTTAAGTTGACGGTCTATTCCTCTTGCCAGTGTCCAGATTTAGCTTTGTTTCTTTGGGCTTTTACTCATTACCAATTAACTCAAGGCGTTTGAGTCAGTATATTCTCAAAAAAGCAAATGTTCCCTTActttcctaaaaataaaatatgtgtaagagtaattattattttattactttccaATAAccatgataataaattttttcaatcttagtttctttttcttttttggttctAGGCCCTCCttcctagaaaaaaaaaaaagaagcttaaaaataatttgaaaaacacAGAAAATATTGGTGAGGTGAGGTGTCAATaatgtgtgtttggataaagCAAGGGAAAAGGAAGAGGATAAGAGAGATAGAATGGGTCCCGCCAGCAAAGAAACTAATATTTGTTTCCAGTGACAGAAAACAAAATCCATTCCTTCCATTGGGAATGGACGAATCACGCCCCGCTTTTCCCTCGAATTCAGCGTAAGCTTTCCCCAAAGCCGAAAAAGAATCTTCCAGAAACTTCTTTTCTTTGAGGAGCCATGGCCGAGAGTCGGAGATCCACGGGCACGGTTAAGTGGTTCAACTCGCAGAAGGGTTTCGGATTCATAACTCCCCAAGATGGAACCGATGATCTCTTCGTGCACTTCACTTCCATCCGATCCGACGGCTACCGTTCTTTATCCGAGGGTCAGTCCGTTGAGTTTCTCCTCGATTACGGCGACGACGGCCGCACCATGGCCGTCGACGTCACCTCCGCCGTTAGATCTCGCCGTCCAGGGGGCTTCCGCGGCGGAGGAGGGAGGGGAAGAGGAGGAGGCCGCGGCGGAGGGTTCGGTCGGAGAGGAGGAGGTCCTGAGTGTTATAATTGTGGAAGAATAGGTCACTTGGCGAGGGATTGTTACCATGGAcagggtggtggtggtggtgttgatGGTGATGGTAGGAATCGGAGACGCGGCGGCGGTGGCGGTGGAGGAGGACGAGGGTGTTTTAACTGTGGGGAGGAAGGGCATTTTGTGAGGGAATGTCCGGATGTTGGGGAAAGGAAATGAGTGAGAATGTGTTATGTTATGATTTCTTCTGTTGAATTGTGAGTATGTTACAGTCATCAGTTGGGGTTGGTTACATGGATtctgttatttttgtttctagcCATTGGCATTAATTTGCTTCCAAACATGTTTTCCACGCTTTGCTAAATTGTTTTATCTTAATGCGCTTCTTTTCAACAAGTGATCGATTATATATGGTTTGAATATGAATGTATGAAGCAATGGAACGCTTAACTAATgcttaatttaatcaatttattaattCGCCAAAATACTGCATTCGCATCTCTGTTCTGTCTTCAAAGTATCTGTATCCTGCCATTGTGATATGAGAAGCAAATTTCGGCTTTCTCACTTCTGTGGTTTTATATGTTTTGTCTTTATCttcaaacccttttttttttcaaggaaaataTTGTACCTTCATATTGATATAATCATATAAGTGTCAACTGTATATTTTAAACTTCGAAGAAACTGTGTTTTAATGGTTATATGTTTAGATATGCAAGATTGGTACGGTTTATTTCACCCAGTAGAAGAGTCTATAAtgattgattgaatgaaagaaGTTGAATTTTCCTCTATAATTCATGCAAATATTGTGAGGCAAGATCTTATCTGCTTTGATAATTAAGCAGCGGGGCATTTGCGCAGTGGCCCTACCCCTGAAAAATATGATAAGTGAATCTAGTCTATTCTGTCCTCTAGTTTTCTGTGTGGATAATATGTTGTCCTTTCTGATCTTTATTTATGAACATAATAAATGCTGTGGCCTTgtggatgtttttttttcttgttatttgttcatttaaggcattatttttatttattaatgttttaaattgaaGTGGCAGAGATTTTCAAAACTTTAATATTGTGAAAAGTTGTGAATAAACGCAGTCGCAATTTTGGTTACAACATAGTTGCGAAAACTAAAGCTTTAATATCGCAGTGAGCCACTGACAGCTGTTATACAATTTAAAACCATAATCACTCCTTTAAGTATTTATTAGAAGTGCTACGCTACATCACATTTTTAATAAGGATATTTAATGGTCAAATCAGTTGCTAGTAATCATGACAGATGCTTTATCCCATGTTATgtgattatgaaaataaaaataaaaatagcatcGTTGTTTCACTAGAAATTGATATCTTGTCCCATTTCATACATTCTGTCTAGCTGGGGCTCCTGATGGTTGCATGTGAGCATCGTGTGTTGCTTCCCCCCTTGGTTTTTTATAATTGTCGGAAAAATCTTTGCAttctactttttcttttcttccatttcccACCTTAAAAGTATAtgtgctattttttttatagtttcttCCAAAATGGAGCTTTAGTTGCTTAATGCTTATGATAATACTTAGGCGTCAGCATTctgtattttgataattttgagtGCCATGAAACCCGAGAGGCTTGTGGCTGTCCATCAATATTTTTCCCTTGGTGTgaagaaaagaatgagtaatagTTTAGGGGTGATATTGTCTATCTGTTTGAAGAGACGACTAAATGTTTAAATATACGTGAATGGGTGGTTAATTAGATACTTGAAGGTCTCTCCAAATCTTGCAATTTTGATACATTTGATGTTTAATATATCATATTCAGATTAGTTCTAGTTTATTAGGAATCAGACAATTAATGTAGATTTTAAAATACTTGAAGACTTTTTCGACCTtgtagaatttttctttttcttctatccatcattttgaatttagagatttatttataataccgATTCTTATAGATTGACCAATATCTGTCAGTTCATGAATTTCCTTTGGTCATGATTTTGGATTTATGGTTGATATAGATCATGTTAATTAGCCAAAATTGGTTAATGCTCCGATCTAGTTGATAAATATTCTTTGGAGAACCGTGACATTTTCTCCATTTATTCTACAACCATATGTCACAAATTCTTCACATTAGCATTTGTTATATTGCCCTGGGCATTACTTATTACTTCTGtcgattttaaatttatatatcacTATATATCAATATTGAAGCAAAGATTCTATCAACGGAGTGATTCCTTGTTCAGTTGTTCTAATCAGAACGATTTGTTCTTTTTTGTGTGCTTCAATTTCTTGTTCACCACACGTAAACAAAAATCATCTTCTTTTTGGTTGATAAGAGCATTTCTGACCATTCGTAATTTCGTATGTAAAGATAGACTATGGATAGTCAATATCAGTTCCACACCTTGTCGCTTTCGATCTCATCAATAGGCTAGAGTCTTGACCAGTTGTTAAATACTAATTAAGTTTAACTTTTGTGACTGAATAAACATTAACTTGTAAGTCCTCCAATGTTTCTTTATTATGATGTATCGGTTATAAAGGGTCAGTGAAATCTACGCGGGACAATGTGTAATTCTTTTGTCGGATggtgaaagacaaaaaaaaaaaaaaataataaaggggACCAAATGTTGTCTggagttggtttttttttttttcacacaagacatgaaaaaaaattgtccacaTTTGCAATACTTAAAAAGGGCAACATACTCAGATTGAAGTCTTCAGAGGACCCTGAATTGGGCGGTCTCCATTGTAGACAACTTTGAGAATCACTGCTTTCCTTACAGGGTTAAAAACTAGTGCTTgctttattaatatttcttccatttgtttttaaatgttcatctttgaaaaaaaagttttttaaaagagaCATATATTGATCGAGAAATGGTGTACCTGACCTTAATCTAGTGCTggctaatatttttaattgatcacTCGTAGTTTTTTTTGGTATTATTAGAGGGAGGGGTTGTGTGGATGTCACTGATACTTTTGTTGGGTCTTGGATTGTCCACTGATACTTTGTTTGGGCAACAATGATATGATTTCAAAAAGCCCAAACACTAACAAACACGTGAGTTAATGTGTCTTGAAACTTCAAGGAAGGCCTGGGATGTAGTTGGGTCCTAAGCAAAGAGAATATATGGACCCTGATCAATCATACGCTTCCTCATGTATTTTTAGGCTCACTAAATAATTGAATCTGCTCGAGGAAACTGAAGCAAAATGGTGTTGAATCCTGTCATGCAAATTAAGACTCTGATAATAAGTGTTTAAACACCAATATTAAAGGTGTAGTTCTTCAAACATGCAATCTATATTGGAAGAAAAATTTAATAGAGACAGACGTACTACAAGATTCATAAGCTGTATTAGTCTGcctttcaaaacaaaacaaaacaagctGTATTAGTCTATGTATAGTCATCTTTTCAGAGGACACTAGTTTTTTGCTACTTAAAAACAGATAAATGTTAAATCTTCTTCAAAATTAccctaataatttttcaaaggaaagggaaaaaaactataaatcaacttaaaaacaataaaaaagtatatattaaaattacatgCTGTTTTAGTCCCTTTTTTATCTTATGGAGGATTGTTGAAAGGATACTTGAGGAGAATTTATTATTTCTCAATCTCAAAAACAAAGGAGAGTACCAATAAAGAGGTTTGATGGACCATTTTAAACAATTGCATCCTAGCTAGAAGCTTGAGGTAGTATTATTATTAGGAATGACAATTAAgacttaataaatatttgtaaaaattactcACAATGAGGATGAAAATCATTAGCCAAATATGAGGTAGTTTTTTTAGGATAGATATAGCTAGATGAGTTTGAGTTTGGTATTTACTCCAAAAAACGATGGAAATGAGTGTTAATATagctaatttaatatttattctatCTCACTATatcagtataatattttttattttaatcctccGGTTCATCAGGGATAAAGATTCTAACTAACCCAGAATTCGATCGAAAAATAAGTAAAGtctaatcaataattatttttacccaAAATCGAACTCAAATAATACGAAAAGATTCAATCTTAACTctactaataatataatttaatataatgatttttggtacttattggaaaaaaaaatagttaatatatttaattctactgataatatttaaaataaatatttttttcttaaaatatcctTGATTAAAATTTGATACTAACGTCATTCTTCACCATCATCATCCCCATATCAATTCTGTAGCATCTTGTTTTTCACTTGCTTTGAGAAGTTTCCAAAATGTTACTTCTTCCACGACAACTTTAACCCATACTTAGATTTGTATTCCAAGCCATGTACCTGGGTATCTACACTACAAAGAATTAGATAATGAAGGATGGGAATTTGGAGTGCAAGGTTTATGTTGACAAAGACAAAGCGTCGGGAACCAATGTCTCCTTGGAATAATTCATACATTGATTGCTTTATACCTCCCAAGTTGTGTGTTTATTATAGGTAAAATTTCCACGGACACCACATGGCAAATTGGCATTTTGACCATTGACCCATGCTCCAATCTTTCAATTGATCCGTGCTCTCTTCCCTTCAAAGATCAAGGATAGGTGTAGGGCCAATCCTGTTTGTTACTAACTCCATTGGAAGTTCTCCATCATCATTTTGTTAGTGTCCACATTATGGACAGTTGCGACGTGTGAGTAGTttccaaatgattataatgatattCTACAATGATGAACATACAAAACTTCATATTAGTACAAACCAACACAAGTTCCATCTAATTCTTCTTGCCGGATCACTTTAGTCAATTTTTAAGCGTGattcccatatatatatatatatatatatatccacaaACAATTGAGTTTAATTAGCACAGTAACGTCACGCCCATTTGCAATGCATTATAAACCTCACTTGCAATATTCATGAGCTGAATATGAACTTCCTCATGGGAGAAGACATAAAGTTAGATGGGCACTTCGGTACTTGTGACTTGGGAGAGAGCGAATTCTATGAATTTGTGCTTAATTTGTAGAAAGAAACATCTTATATAAGTAGTCATGAATTTTatggaatttaattaaaatgaaagctAATAACTCCTTACAT encodes the following:
- the LOC100815731 gene encoding glycine-rich protein 2; this translates as MAESRRSTGTVKWFNSQKGFGFITPQDGTDDLFVHFTSIRSDGYRSLSEGQSVEFLLDYGDDGRTMAVDVTSAVRSRRPGGFRGGGGRGRGGGRGGGFGRRGGGPECYNCGRIGHLARDCYHGQGGGGGVDGDGRNRRRGGGGGGGGRGCFNCGEEGHFVRECPDVGERK